The window CTGGTGCGTGGCGAGCGGCCTCGTGCCCGCGAGGTGGCGGGGCTGCTGCTGGCGCTGGGCGGGCTGGTGGGGCTGACGGCGCCGGGCGCCTCCGCGCCGGACACGGTGGGGGCGGCGCTGATGGCGGGCGCGGGCGTGGCGTGGGGCGTGTACTCGCTGAGAGGGCGCGGCAACCGGACGCCGCTGGCCGCCACCGCGGACAACTTCCTGCGCTCGGTGCCCTTCACGGTGGCGCTGTCGGGGGTGGGGTGGCTCGTGCAGGGGACGCCGCATGCGACGGGGCGGGGCGTCGCGCTGGCGGTGGCCTCGGGAGCGCTGGCGTCCGGCGTGGGCTACAGCCTGTGGTACGCGGCGCTGCCGCACCTGACGGCGACGCGCGCGGCCATCGTGCAGCTCTCGGTGCCGGTGCTGGCGGCCGTGGGCGGGGTGCTGTTGCTGGGGGAGGTGGTGACACTCCGGCTGGCGCTGGCGGGCGGGGCCCTGCTGGCGGGCGTGCTGCTGGCGCTGTCAGCGAAGGCGGTGCCCGCGCGGCGGTGACGCGTGGGGCGTCGCTGGCCGAGGTCAGGGGCGTCGCGGTTTCTCCGGCCACAAGGCCCCGAGGGGCAACTCCAGGGCCTCGAAGGGTTCTGCACGGACGCGCTCACGACCTGAGTACGTGCCGCGCTCCACCCACTCCGCACCTCTCCGCTGGAGCACCTCCAGCGTCCGAGACACCGGATCCACCAGCCACAGGTGCCCTACACCCTCCCGCGCGTACAGGTCCTTCTTCCGGCCACGGTCCAGTGACGAGGTAGAGGGCGAGAGGACCTCGCAGATCCAGTCCGGTGCGAGCGTCTCGTATCGACCGCTCGGTGCCTCTGGCATGCGCTCCCAGCGCCAGCCCGCCAGGTCGGGTATCACCACGCTCTTCCCGAAGTGCAGCTCGGGCTCGGCAATGAACCACCAACCGCCAGGGCCTTCGTCGCTGTCCTGGAAGCCATAGAGCCGGCTGCCCAGCGCATAGCTGGCAATCCCGTGCGGGCTCCCGGGCCTCGGCATGACGATGAGCTCGCCGTCGATGAGCTGCCCCACCACGTGGTCGGGCAATGCCAGCAGGTCTTCGTAGGTCGCTGGCCGCTTCGTCTCCTGGCCCATCGTCGCGCTCCCCTGTTCTCCGACTCCCACCCCCGCCATCATCGTCCCTGCCTCCCTGGAGTGAAACCCCACCTCTGAGTGCGTGTCCACCTCTTCCTACTCCACGGGTCTGACATGGGAGACCTCTTGCACCCTGGTGGGTACGAGAAGCCCGGACGCTGACTGCCATCACCTTCCCGTCATCCCCGGTTCGCACGGTCAGCGTCAGGCGTGGCAGCGTGGCTCCACACCAGGAGCCGGAGCCACCGATGGAACGACGCGCATTGCCGCACCGAGGCTGCAACCTCAGCTGGCTCGTGGAGGGCGACGGCGCCCCCGTCGTCCTCATCCAGGGCTCGGGCGTCGGTGCCAATGGCTGGAGGCCGCAGCTCTCCGCGCTGGCGCCGCGCTTCCAGTGCCTGTGCTTCGACAACCGTGCCTATGGCCGGAGCGTCCCCTCCGCCGAGCCCCTGTCCCTCGACCTGATGGCGGAGGACGTCCTCGCACTCATGGACGCCCAGGGCTGGCGGAGCGCGCACCTCGTCGGCCACTCGATGGGCGGGCTCATCGCCCAGTACGTGGCCCACCGCGCGAAGGAGCGCGTGCGGAGCCTGGCGCTGCTCTGCACCTTCGCGGATGGCAAGGCCCCGTCCCGGTTGACGCCGTGGCTGATAGGCGTTGGCCTGCGCACCCGGATTGGCACCCGGCGCATGCGCCAGCGCGCCTTCATGGAGATGGTGCTCACGGAGGACGAGCTGGCCGCCGTGGACACCGGGGCCATGGCCCAGCGGCTCGGCGCGCTCTTCGACCGGGACCTGGCCGAGTCCCCGCCCATCCTGATGCAGCAGGTCCGTGCAATGGCGCGCGCGGACGCCCGGCCGTTCCTCTCACAGCTCGCCGGCATCCCCACGCTCGTCGCGAGCGCGGAGCATGACCGCATCGCCACGCCCAAGTCAGGCCGGGAGCTGGCCCAGGGCCTTCCCGATGCACGCTACGTCGAGCTGAAGGGAACGGCTCACGCCATGACCATCGTGCGGGACACGGAGGTCAACGCCCTGCTCCTGGAGCACCTGGAGCAGGCGGAGCGAAGCTCCAGCGCTCCCGCCGCCGCCGCACGCGGCTGATTCCGGGACTCGCGCACTCCCCGCGGGCGCGGGCACCCCGCCCGGCAACCGCGGAGCCAGAGGCCAGGCGCCGCTCCCGGGGCCCCATGCCGCCGGAAGGAACGTTCATTCCACGGCGATGACCCGCCCGGACGGGCCCGCGGCATGCCGCTCATGGCTACCGGCGAGTCACGCAGGGGGGCCCCGCCTCAGCCGCCCTGCTCGCAATATCCGTAGTTGCAGGACGGCGCCGAGGATGGACAGTCTCCCGGTCCCGCGCACGGCTGGCAGGACGTGGCGCCGTTGGCCACCTTGTCGAAGAAACACCCGCAGCGCAGGCCCGAGGTCACGGGCGACAGCGGCCCCATCTCCGTGGTGCGCTTCACCTTCATCGCGCACCGGGGCACCAGGTGCTTGTTGATGATGGACTCCAGCAGTCCCTGCTCGAGCTGCGGCGCCGCGAAGCG of the Pyxidicoccus xibeiensis genome contains:
- a CDS encoding DMT family transporter, producing the protein MRTGVFTVLALVGFAANSLLCRAALAGGGRLIDAASFTGVRLVSGAVVLAVLLRMRSGRREGGSWPSALALFAYAAGFSLAYVRIGAGVGALLLFGCVQATMLGTGLVRGERPRAREVAGLLLALGGLVGLTAPGASAPDTVGAALMAGAGVAWGVYSLRGRGNRTPLAATADNFLRSVPFTVALSGVGWLVQGTPHATGRGVALAVASGALASGVGYSLWYAALPHLTATRAAIVQLSVPVLAAVGGVLLLGEVVTLRLALAGGALLAGVLLALSAKAVPARR
- a CDS encoding alpha/beta fold hydrolase, whose translation is MERRALPHRGCNLSWLVEGDGAPVVLIQGSGVGANGWRPQLSALAPRFQCLCFDNRAYGRSVPSAEPLSLDLMAEDVLALMDAQGWRSAHLVGHSMGGLIAQYVAHRAKERVRSLALLCTFADGKAPSRLTPWLIGVGLRTRIGTRRMRQRAFMEMVLTEDELAAVDTGAMAQRLGALFDRDLAESPPILMQQVRAMARADARPFLSQLAGIPTLVASAEHDRIATPKSGRELAQGLPDARYVELKGTAHAMTIVRDTEVNALLLEHLEQAERSSSAPAAAARG
- a CDS encoding Uma2 family endonuclease, which encodes MGQETKRPATYEDLLALPDHVVGQLIDGELIVMPRPGSPHGIASYALGSRLYGFQDSDEGPGGWWFIAEPELHFGKSVVIPDLAGWRWERMPEAPSGRYETLAPDWICEVLSPSTSSLDRGRKKDLYAREGVGHLWLVDPVSRTLEVLQRRGAEWVERGTYSGRERVRAEPFEALELPLGALWPEKPRRP